The genomic stretch tcggttaagcagccgacttcagctcaggtcatgatctcgcggtccgtgagttcgagccccgcgtcgggctctgtgctgacagatcagagtctggagcctgtttcagattctgtgtctccctctctctctgaccctcccctgttcatgctctgtctctctctgtctcaaaaataaataaatgttaaaaaaaatttttaaaaataaaaaataaaaaaataaaaataaaaagcattttaagaacTACATTCATCTAAGGATACTACCATTCTAGTAAGTACAAACCAAATCAGTAGCATTATCGGTTAATAGGAGCTTTTTCATTATCCTGGAGcggttttattttacatatttttgaacaCAGATTTTAAGACAATACACTAAATAAATCATGACAGAGGTATCCCAAATCATATGCAAGTAAATACTAATAACCTCACTGATTTACACCTAGGGTCCACCCATCTTTAGATTTTCAGGGTCTCTATACTATCCTGTAATGGAGGCTTTTGCTCCATTTAAAATAGAACTTCCACAATTTCAGACACAGAACCAATTACAGTATATATAACAATTTATTATACTGGTTGTAACTGATGAGACTTGAGTGACTTCAGATCAAGACATTCCATTACAAAACAACTGTCAATAACTAAGTATAATTAAAGCCTTCAAGGAATGCTTTTAGACTCATATTCATAAAAACTACAAGTTAATAAAGACCAAATGAGCTGAAACAATCTTTagggaagaatttcttttttaaaaatttcaaaatgctgCAAAGATGgccagggaaaaaaatcaataaataaccaAACTGGGAGATGAATTTCAGCAAAACAGATTATCACATGAGGGGGTCAGCTCCCTTGAAAGCCAGCTCCCTTTAATGCATGACAATACCAATACCTAATATCAAGAACACATACTTCAGTCagccctgggtttgaatccaagcTGACTTAACTTTTTATAGCTTCAGTTTCCCAGTCTATCAATAGAAGTGTATCTTAGGGGATTTGAGGGTGAGTGTATGATAAGTATTTatcaatgcctggcatatagtaaaatCCAAATCTCAGTACCATTCCCTCCCTTTATTAAACAGCTCTCTCTTCAGTACACTCTCACACTTACGATAGGGCCAGTCAGCAAAATTATGTGACTTCCCACACCCCAATAGACAAGcagtaaagaaaatatggtaaacTGGTTATACAGAGAAAACGTAAAGCTAAGGAGGGACTgatgaaaagaaaagcaggaggaGAGGACTGAAAATTCAGATGAAGGCCTAGAGAAAACTGTGATTTAGAAGTCAACAGAATGGAGAGGATTTATTCTAGGAATTAACACCAAGAAAAAACTTCATACCATGGTTTCAATACCATTTTCAATGTGCAtgcatttccttaaaatattacaCTGACAATTTATGAATACATTAGGTCCATGTGGACTGGTAAAAGATCTCACTGATATTTCTCATAGCATAGCACATGGTCTCTATTAAATACTTATGCAATCCAGGCCCACTGTAATATTTCACATGCTCCATAAACTCCATCATCCCTTCATTTACCCATTCGACAATTATTAGGAGACTACATGTGCCAGATGCCATGCTGAACACCAGGAATACAGTGGTGGGCATGACAGGATAGCTGCCTTCACAAGGCTCACGATCTAGCAGTCTATTCATTAAACAACATGAGACACTTAAGACATTACTAAattctgaaagtaaataaaacttttagcATTAAACTGGACAAGTTCAATTTCCTAAACAGTTATAACacatttgttatatttaaaaatctttaaaaaccacACCTCACGAAAAATGAAGTTCTTGGccctagagaagaaaagaagacatgGGAAGtgtctttacattttaaagaggTGGCATACAGGTTTGCTCTGTATCATTCCAAAGGGATAAACTTGAAGCAATGGGTAGAAAGTTATATGGAGATAGATTTCTGTTTCAATATGAAGAATTCTAATAATTCAAACTACGCAATAATAACTCGACATTACATTTCTATCATAATCTATAGTATTTCTATACTTTACAAAACACAAATTTTCACTTAATCCTTGAAATAATCCAAAAATCACAAGCATTTTACCATTATAGTTCAGAAACGGGAGCCTTTAAGAGAGGGTCTTGCTAAGTCAGGACTAGAATTCAAGTCCCAAATCTAATGGAACAGGCCatctcaaaataatgttttcccaGGTCTGGATGTTTCAGGCACACACCAAATGCAAACGGACAGCTGTCAGGAATGTTGGCCAAGATACTCTAAAGCCTCTTCCAAATCCAATCCATTAGAAATACTGGTGGTCAGTATAAACACCATGAAAAGATTCAGCAATGAATGGCCCTCTAGAATGCAAGCTTCATGAGGGCAAGGACCTCATCTTCCTTCATCAATCTATTCCAGTCCCTAGAACAGTAACTGGCATAtaatgtgcttaataaatatttggtaataaaGATGAATAATCCTAATCATACATACCACTACTCtacaacatatataaaatacacagcaCCATAGTGCAGGGCCTTGCTAAAGTAACCAGCaactaaaaaaccaaacaaacacataaatctACTCTTATATTGCATCATACGCTTAAAAATTACAATGTAAAGTGCTGAAACTTAACCTaatcagttttcaaaaacagtcaactgcaaaaaaaaaaaaaagaaaagaaaagaaagcaagcctTTTggcaaacctaaaatattttaactaaaagtaaaatgcaaagtCTTACAAGATATAAAAGCTAAGTGGTCACTGTTAATAGTCTTTATTAAGGCATCGACTAGCATTTTAAGTGTACTTGAACACTGTAAGAAACACATGTACacagatgttttcatttaaagaCAAACTCACACCCAGATCTCTACTCCAATCACatcttcacaaatatttactaggCTGACACTTCAAAGAGATCTGCTATTTTTACAGATACATGAATTGAGATTCAACATAATTTCTACTTAGAGATTCTTAGCATCCACTTGGCATTACTGCAAACTAAGGCCAACAGGAAAAGCATAACAGATGCAAACGTCATTCTGTAATACCCTAAAATATAAGGCCTAGAATTTCCAGACAGCTCAAGGAATTAAGAACCtacaaaatattcaaaagttatttttaattcactttgCTTCACAGGTATGCATATATCAATGCACACACTTTTCCTGAAGAATTACGTAACAAGGTATAACAACTACATAAAAGATTTACTCCAATTTCACTAGATTAAATTACCCCTTTTAAAGATTCCTGAACAAAGATCCTGATATTTAAAAGTATAGCTAACTTATGGTAAATGTAAACAGTAACCTTAAAGTAATGGTAAATAGTGTAATAGTGTAAGGATGTACCAGACCATTTGCTTGGTCACACCAATTAATTATACGTCATTAGCAACTGGGTGGTCATCACAAACCAACAGAGAAACCAcaatgttgtcattttttttctacttttgaacacttaaaaaaacattccACACAAGAATATCACAAATCGGGCATCTTCCTTGTCTTGAGAATTTAGAACTATAAGGCTTCCACatcttaaaagaataaactttacaGAAAACCTTTTTCTGTCGTTGTATTAATCACCTGAAACATCTGAAAAGTACATCTAACTGACATCAGCAAGTGATTCTGATTCTCTCCTACAATATTTAGGCCCTAGCTGCAGTCCGTTCCTAAATCTCCAACGATAAAACCTCTTCATAGGGCTTTCAAAATGATGACAAATTAAAACATCTAGGTTTACCCAAAGTAATTGTGCTGGAAAAGCAAAGAGCAGTTGAGGGAAATCTGTGAATATATCAATGCAACAAGTTGAAAACTTCGAACTCTTTCTTAGAAATCTTCCCTGCACGAGCGAGAAGAAAAAAACTGCGGGACCTGTTGCTTTGTCCCTCCAACCCACTAAAAGGTGTCGTGGGCGCGCGAAAACGCCTCTCCCGACTTGAAGCCCAGTCTGAAGATGAGTTTTCTAGGGCCGGTTGTAGAGCTAAGTGGCTCCAAGAGGCCAATCACCACTTTCCCTGCCCCCTGGGGATCTGGCCAGCGCTGCGGAGGACCCGCGCGCACCAGGCGGCGGCGGACTCACCTGATCACCGGGCTGTAGGGGCTCCGGGAGCGGcgccagctgctgctgctgtagGGGCTCGGGGACACGTCGCCGCCCCGCTCGTAGGAGCTGTGGCGGCTGTAGCTGGGGGAGCGGCGGCGGCTGTAGGGGCTCGGGGAGCGTGGCAGCCGCCGAGAGTACGGGCTGCTGCCACCTCCTGCCGGGCTGGGGGACTTGCGGCTTCTCAGGCTCTGCGAGGCCCTGTGGGACACCGGGCTGTCGTCCCGGCCTCCCAGCGGGCTCAGGGACCGCTGCCGCCGCCTGTAGGCCTTGGGCTCGCTCTTGTCCTCCCGGTAGGCCTTGGGCGGCTCCTTGTAGGCCGAAGGCGGCTCCTTGGACGACTTAGTCCGGCTCCGGTGAGCCTTCAGGTCTCGATCCTTGCGGCTACTGCTGCTGCTAGACGTGGCCGAGGCGCTTTTCCGGCGGCcgccactgctgctgctgctgccgctctTAGCGGCCTCGGCCCGCTCCTCGCCGCTGTGGCTGTGGCGGCTGCGGGACTTGGAGGCCTCGCTGCCGCCGCGCTGCCCGTCCCGCCGCCGGTGCTCGCGGTGGCGCTCCTTGCTGCGGCCGCTGCTGCTGCGGCGGTCCCGGCGGGGCCTGCGCTCCGACCCCTCCCCGCGCCGCTGGGTGCCGGAGGAGGAGGCCGGACTCCCGCCGCTGCCCCCCGTTCCCCCGGCAGCCGTCGCCGCCGTTGCCGCGCTGGCCCCCCCCAGCAGCAGCCCCTGCTCGGACTGGGAGCTCACATCCTCGTATTCCACCAGCGGGGTCACACCCCCGCCGCTACTAGCACCGCCACCGCCGTCCTGCTGCGGCTGGGGCAGCGAGAAGACCCGACGCTTCTCCGCCTCCTGCCCGGCGCGGGGCCCGCGGCGCCGCTTCTGCCGCCCTCCTGCGCGCCTCTTGCCTCTCGCCAGCCGCTTGACCTCCAGAGGGGGGCCCGGGCTGAAGCAAGAGGAGgaggccgcggcggcggcggctgcggcggcggccgTGCCGGGAGCAGCCAGGAAGAGCagaggcggcgggggcggcggcggttGCAGGAGCTGCGGCTGCAGGAGCGGCAACAGCAGCGGCGGCTGCTGAGGGGACAGGAATCGCCTCCGCTTGCGGCGTTCCTCCAACTTCTTCTCCGCCCAGCTCaggcccccgcctccccccagcgCCGTGTCCGAGCTGCTCGGCATCGCCTAGAGCCCGCCGCAGAGCGCGGCGCGGGTGCGGCCTCCTCCCGGGTCAGATCCTGGCCATCTCCCCCGCCGGAAACGGGAactgcggcggcggcggagggaCACCGAGCACCAGGGCCGGCCAGGGGACGCGCCACGATAATCCGGGTCAGGACTCGGGTCCCTGGGTTCCAGGTCACAGTGGGGTATGCAGCGGCCTCCGGGCCTGAGGGAAGCAGGAATCCGGGTGGCAGAGCTCGCGATCGTGCTCGTCGTCCTCTCCTCAGCAGCAAAAACACCAGATGCGCCGGGCGCTGACCTGCGGGGGAGTCCGGAGTCCTCCAAGtgcccccgggggtgggggagcggccTCGGCCGCGCTCTCGGCTCGGGCAGCGCAACGCGGAAGTACCACCTTCGTCTCCGCTTCACTCCATCGCGCCCTGACGTTGGGTGCGAGttcaggggaggggagtgggcgAGACAACAACacgcctccgccgccgcctcctcaGCGTCGACGTCGTCCTCCTGTGGTGGCGGCGACACACGGCGGGCGCCTCGGAAGTGGCCTGGGCCTGACAACAACTCCCGGCCTAGGGCCTCGCGCACTCTGCCGCCCGCAGGGacgggcggcggggcggggcgaggcgggggcgACCGGGCTGCGGCTCACGGTTGGGGCAGCGAGTGtgcggggctgggcggggggctGTTTCCGGGGAGATAGGGGCGGGGGGGGAGTTTCTGAGCCTGTGGCGGTGGGTTCGGGCCCTGACTTTCTTCTTCCTTCGCCGCCGCCGCGAACAGAGGTGGCGGAGCTCCCTTTTCCTCCGCTCCCCCCCCTCCACGAGGAGGCTCCTGGTGTGCGCGGCCGGCCCCGGAtcgctcctcccctcccctcgccgGTCTTCgtcaggaggagggagggcgACGGGACTTGCTGGTTGGGCCCTAACCTCCACAACCCCTCCTTCTCGCCTCGCTCTTTCGGCCTTTCCCCTCGGCCCTGACGCAAGGCCGGGGACGCGCACGCACGTCACGCTCCGAGAAAGCCGAAGGTGAGTGGTGTCGGGGCAAAGGAGGCGGGAACAAAGTTGCCGCGCACCAGCGTGCTCGCTCCCGCTGGAGACGGGCGTGCGGGCCGGAAGTGGCGTAACGTAGAAACGGCTTCACTTCCGGTGAGGGTGGGACTCTGTGTGAAGAAGGGTTAAAGAAAGGAGAGGTTTCGTGTACCGCCCACTGCTGTCGCTCGAGACTCTCGCAGTGATGGCACGCCGGTCGTGCCTGTTGCGTCCAACGCGGTGTTGCACCGCCCGCCTGTTGAAAGGTCACGGCGACAGCAAGAATCTAGAGACTCATTAGTAACGCCGTTAGGAGCCTCTGGGCTGGGTAGTCATTCTATCTTGTACCCTCAGCCAAATCCCGGGGATGGAATAGCTGCGACAGGAAAAGAGAGGGCACCGTGCAAAAGAGAGCAGAAGTGGCGTTGGTTTAAACTGTCTTACGAACACCCAAGTTGGAGGCCCCATCTTAACCTAAAAGCACACTTGGGAATCAGAGTCTTGAGCTTTGGTAACactgaaatttactttaaaaaagaaagagccttGAATTGATTTGGGGAATAAATGAAACTTCCAAAGGAACTACTGGAAATCCCAAAATTATTACCAACAGCTAGAAGTCAAAACATTTTGCCCAAATGAGGACTGCCCTCTTGGCACTTCACCCACTTTCTTCTTAATATCTAAACCTATGGCGCTGCCAAACGTAGCCATTCGGTGACCTCATGTCTCCGTTCTTGCCTTCCCAAATTGCCTTTCAGTTATAGACTGGGCTCATAGGATAATTAGATTGAAATTTAAATGGGTTATTGGCTTTTAATATACTTGAAAAAAAGCTGAGCAGTCCATTCAGTGGCTACAAGTAGTAACCcctttacatgtttgttttttcagatcaTCAGTTGGTTCTTAGTTCCCAAACACTTGGTATGCTTCCATCATTCATACCTtagtgtaaatattttaattggtttGACATCCACTAACACTGTATTTCAGACTGGACTAATCTAAGCTAAAATCAGACTttactgaaagaaagaatacaaagggTATGTGTTTGCTGAAGGATAAAGGAGGAGGCAAAGCATTGCCCAGGAAGGTAGGCCTGGGTGGGCCACACAGTGGGCTCTACTGTGCAGCCAGAAGGAAGTGGTAAGGGCACTGGAAAACGGAATAGAAAAGTAAGGGCCAGGGTGCCTAAAACAAATTCCTCCTTGGCAGTATGCTGAGTGAAGGTCGTATAGCCTGCTAAAGACCAGTTAGGAcatgtttttttccaaaaaataggatTAACCTCTACTATCATCGTACTTTGAAAAGCCTGGAGTAACAGAGCAGGGGAGCAAGATAAGAGACTTATTTAGCAGTTTCTCAAATCTATAACCAATTTCACGTGAGAATGTGATCTATACTTGTAAAAAAACTTGACCCATAATTCATGGGCAGCTTCCAGGCCAGGTTGCAAACAGAAAAGatgtactaaaatatttttagtgggATTTTGCTGCCCACATGTTTCTGTAAAGATTCTATCTTGGGAGCAATGGGAAGAAGTGGAAGAAATGAAGCATTTTGAGCTCTTGAGAGATACCTGCctgcatacaatgaaatactaataATTAATAGActccaaactaaaaacaaaagacaaaaacaaaaaatgagaaagaccTTCAGATTAAAAGCCATCTGTTTCTATAAGCTTGTCTACTTGTCTTCATATAAAGAGGTTTGAAATTGCCAGTTGGGactatattttagtattttcctgTTTGTGTGTTATAATTTATTGCctcttgattttaaaagaaaaaaaaaaacaggtggtaagttttttgctttctttatctAACAGTCATATCGTACCATATCAGCTGTTCTTAAAGTATGCCTTGAGACTAAAACCTATTCAGCGACTCATGCAGTCAGAACACTTTTCCTAATAATAAGATATGATTTGTCCTTTTTATTCTAATTCTTTCATGAATGTATGGTGGAGTTTTCCAGAGACGACATGACATGTGATGACATCATCGTTCTGGTGGCTAATAgaatgtgtgcttgtgtgttcatttgttttctagaatgttctaAGGTATTAGGTTTCtgaaatatgtaaacatttggaaaatctgCATAACTCCATGAACTGATATTTTCCATATGAGTAATGGGTGATGTTACAAA from Prionailurus viverrinus isolate Anna chromosome A2, UM_Priviv_1.0, whole genome shotgun sequence encodes the following:
- the LOC125160904 gene encoding methyl-CpG-binding domain protein 2-like, coding for MRRALTCGGVRSPPSAPGGGGAASAALSARAAQRGSTTFVSASLHRALTLGASSGEGSGRDNNTPPPPPPQRRRRPPVVAATHGGRLGSGLGLTTTPGLGPRALCRPQGRAAGRGEAGATGLRLTVGAASVRGWAGGCFRGDRGGGGVSEPVAVGSGPDFLLPSPPPRTEVAELPFPPLPPLHEEAPGVRGRPRIAPPLPSPVFVRRREGDGTCWLGPNLHNPSFSPRSFGLSPRP